One genomic segment of Suttonella sp. R2A3 includes these proteins:
- a CDS encoding ScpA family protein, with the protein MKQLVLVFGEPLEHMPKDLYIPPDALRVLLEAFEGPLDLLLYLIRKHNIDILDIPVALVTEQYLVYVSAMKAQQIETVAEYLLMAATLTEIKARMMLPMPPVSEEDAVEDDPRADLAAQLLAYAANANAAEALAACPRVGDGTLLSDHSAPVLIEHRIAPPADRALLLSGLSRLRQRQNNRRAHDVVEEQWSLPARMDAMNAALTSDPGWHSLSSFYTQEEGRGGQAVSLMAMLELDKRQAIQWQQEVLFAPVALRARVGAS; encoded by the coding sequence ATGAAACAGTTAGTCCTCGTTTTTGGTGAACCGCTTGAACACATGCCGAAGGATTTATATATCCCACCGGATGCGCTGCGTGTGTTGCTTGAGGCATTTGAAGGACCACTGGATTTACTGCTGTATCTAATTCGTAAACACAATATTGATATCCTGGATATTCCCGTTGCGCTGGTTACCGAGCAATATTTAGTGTATGTGAGCGCGATGAAGGCGCAACAAATCGAAACCGTGGCGGAATACCTGTTGATGGCAGCAACGCTGACCGAGATTAAGGCGCGCATGATGCTGCCGATGCCACCAGTCAGTGAAGAAGATGCGGTTGAGGATGATCCTCGTGCCGATCTCGCCGCACAGCTACTCGCCTATGCCGCTAATGCAAACGCTGCTGAAGCGCTTGCTGCTTGTCCACGTGTTGGTGATGGTACGCTGTTGAGCGATCATAGTGCGCCTGTGCTTATTGAGCATCGTATCGCGCCACCAGCCGATAGAGCGTTGTTACTTTCGGGATTGTCTCGCCTGCGTCAGCGACAAAATAACCGTCGCGCACACGATGTGGTCGAAGAGCAATGGTCGCTGCCCGCGCGGATGGATGCAATGAACGCTGCGCTAACTAGCGACCCAGGCTGGCATAGCCTGAGCAGTTTTTATACCCAGGAAGAAGGGCGTGGTGGGCAAGCTGTATCACTAATGGCGATGTTAGAGCTCGATAAACGCCAAGCCATCCAATGGCAGCAAGAAGTACTGTTTGCCCCGGTAGCATTACGTGCTCGGGTGGGTGCTTCATGA
- a CDS encoding fructosamine kinase family protein, with product MMPISPIESIIHNPFASLDEALAALSGEKQPEYTFQRVGGGCIHDSAICRLKNGQCYFVKRNHPREYDNFFQEAQGLAALAQSKYIAVAEPLAIGRDNTQAFLILTEITRGQANEQTWFDFGEQLARMHQSTTAAQFGWHEDNTIGANQQRNAWCDDWVSFFAEMRLKPQLQQAQSYLSSRLMNDIESIIETLDRLLQPPARPQLIHGDLWSGNVMINAQGEGVLIDPAVYYGHGEADIAMTQLFGGFPEVFYQGYQQIQSIAPGFGLRARIYNLYHLLNHLNIFGGGYLSSVTDQVAAINEAIR from the coding sequence ATGATGCCGATATCACCCATCGAGTCCATCATACATAATCCCTTTGCAAGTCTTGATGAGGCGCTAGCAGCGCTCAGTGGGGAGAAACAGCCGGAGTATACCTTTCAGCGGGTTGGTGGAGGGTGTATTCATGACAGTGCGATCTGTCGCCTGAAGAATGGACAATGCTATTTTGTGAAACGCAATCATCCGCGTGAATACGATAACTTCTTTCAAGAGGCCCAAGGGCTGGCCGCACTGGCGCAAAGCAAGTACATAGCGGTTGCTGAACCGCTCGCCATAGGCCGCGATAACACGCAAGCTTTTTTGATTTTGACTGAGATTACTCGTGGTCAAGCTAATGAGCAGACTTGGTTTGACTTTGGTGAGCAGTTAGCGCGAATGCATCAATCAACCACTGCGGCACAATTTGGTTGGCATGAGGATAATACAATCGGTGCAAACCAACAGCGCAATGCTTGGTGTGATGATTGGGTGAGCTTTTTTGCGGAAATGCGCCTAAAGCCACAATTGCAGCAAGCGCAAAGCTATCTCTCATCGCGTCTAATGAATGACATCGAATCGATTATTGAAACCCTCGATCGGCTGTTACAGCCTCCCGCGCGACCGCAGCTCATCCATGGTGATTTGTGGTCGGGTAATGTGATGATTAATGCACAAGGCGAAGGGGTGTTAATTGATCCAGCGGTCTATTATGGTCATGGTGAAGCAGATATCGCGATGACACAATTATTTGGCGGGTTTCCTGAGGTGTTTTATCAAGGCTATCAACAGATTCAGAGCATTGCGCCAGGATTTGGCCTGCGTGCACGTATTTATAATTTATACCACCTGCTCAATCACTTAAATATTTTTGGTGGAGGCTATCTATCATCGGTCACGGATCAAGTCGCGGCGATTAATGAGGCGATCAGGTGA
- the rpsI gene encoding 30S ribosomal protein S9 — MMTEQYYATGRRKTSSARVFLRRGSGNIIVNQKPLDEYFGRETARMVVRQPLETVDMLENFDFYITVEGGGNSGQAGAIRHGIARALRAYNEDLRGPLRKAGFLTRDARKVERKKVGLHKARRATQFSKR; from the coding sequence ATTATGACAGAACAATACTACGCAACCGGACGCCGTAAAACCTCATCAGCGCGTGTATTCTTGCGCCGTGGTAGCGGTAACATCATCGTTAACCAAAAACCATTAGATGAGTATTTTGGTCGCGAAACCGCACGTATGGTCGTGCGTCAACCACTCGAAACTGTTGATATGTTAGAAAACTTTGATTTCTACATCACTGTTGAAGGCGGTGGTAACTCAGGTCAAGCAGGCGCGATTCGCCACGGTATCGCCCGTGCGCTGCGTGCTTACAACGAAGATCTACGTGGTCCATTACGTAAAGCAGGCTTCCTGACTCGTGATGCGCGTAAAGTTGAGCGTAAAAAAGTCGGCTTGCACAAAGCCCGTCGCGCAACTCAGTTCTCGAAGCGTTAA
- a CDS encoding NAD(P)H-dependent oxidoreductase, which translates to MNNILCLFAHPALHVSRVHARWKKVAQECEHVTLHDLYARYPDEFIDVLHEQDLLRKHDVILMQFPLYWFSSPAIIKHWQDVVLEYGFAFGEGERALKDKVFGVVTSTGGRDYIYQRGQGYRFAVRDYLLPIESMAKICEMRYIPPFVIHDSHRIDDDAFNLHTRNYRFYLDSLAQVEQYYDNWRDAVNVNSKLFEQKGASDE; encoded by the coding sequence ATGAACAACATCCTATGCCTCTTCGCCCACCCCGCCCTACACGTCTCGCGCGTGCATGCGCGCTGGAAAAAAGTCGCACAGGAGTGTGAGCATGTCACCTTGCATGATCTTTATGCGCGCTACCCCGATGAATTTATTGATGTACTGCACGAACAGGACTTATTACGCAAACACGACGTCATTTTGATGCAGTTTCCGCTGTATTGGTTTTCTTCACCAGCAATTATCAAGCATTGGCAGGATGTGGTGCTCGAATACGGGTTTGCTTTTGGCGAAGGCGAGCGTGCCTTAAAAGATAAAGTCTTTGGTGTGGTTACCTCCACCGGTGGCCGCGACTATATCTATCAGCGCGGACAAGGCTATCGTTTTGCGGTGCGTGATTACTTATTGCCGATTGAGAGCATGGCGAAGATTTGCGAAATGCGCTATATCCCGCCGTTTGTCATTCATGATAGTCACCGTATCGACGATGATGCGTTTAACTTACACACCCGCAATTACCGTTTCTATCTCGACAGCCTGGCTCAAGTTGAGCAATATTACGATAACTGGCGGGATGCGGTGAATGTGAACAGCAAGCTGTTTGAGCAAAAAGGAGCAAGTGATGAATGA
- a CDS encoding inner membrane-spanning protein YciB, with translation MQDFLPVVAFIGAYVISRLVGYGEEAMYIATVALMVAIVAQIAWLKARSKPIEKRLWLTALVILVLGAITLIFHNPHFVQLKPTILNVVIAAVFLGSQWIGKGNLTKKMLHSAFHMPEHLWTRLNLAWVAFFLIEGAINAWVVFNFSHDFWVGFKFWGLIGLTLIFLIAQFVVLRRYLRSDDDSRASK, from the coding sequence ATGCAGGATTTTTTGCCAGTCGTCGCGTTTATAGGCGCCTATGTCATCTCACGATTGGTCGGTTATGGCGAAGAAGCGATGTATATTGCCACCGTCGCTTTAATGGTTGCCATTGTGGCGCAAATTGCTTGGCTTAAAGCCCGCAGCAAACCGATTGAAAAACGCCTGTGGCTAACCGCACTCGTCATTCTTGTCTTGGGCGCGATTACCTTGATCTTCCACAACCCGCATTTTGTGCAATTAAAACCGACGATTTTAAATGTGGTGATCGCAGCGGTATTTCTTGGCAGCCAGTGGATCGGTAAGGGCAATTTAACCAAAAAAATGCTGCACAGCGCCTTTCACATGCCCGAGCATTTATGGACGCGCTTAAATTTAGCGTGGGTCGCTTTTTTTCTGATCGAAGGTGCGATCAACGCCTGGGTGGTGTTTAACTTCTCACATGATTTCTGGGTTGGCTTTAAGTTTTGGGGCTTAATCGGGCTCACGCTCATCTTTTTAATCGCGCAGTTTGTCGTTTTACGGCGTTATTTACGCAGCGATGATGATTCACGAGCCTCAAAATGA
- a CDS encoding monovalent cation:proton antiporter-2 (CPA2) family protein, giving the protein MNEMLFKFAVILLASIVVVPLAKLFKLGSVLGYLLAGVVIGPFLLGLLGTGDQQTLLHFSEFGVVMMLFIIGLEIKPSFLWRMRTSIMGLGGLQMLLSALAIAAIAMLFGQPWRSALVIGMVLGLSSTAIVIQTLSEKGLLNGRAGRSVFSVLLFQDIAVIPILAVMPFLAMSGPLNGGKDFTDKGPLVYWMSQQPNTVQFLLIIIAISAVIVLGRLLSASIFRWIAKMDIRDIFTATVLFFVIAVALLMEAVGLSAALGTFIAGVMLAESEYRHEVELSIEPFKSILLGLFFISVGASLDFNLFMDSPFVIATLVFALIGVKWVILYFLAKAFRHTQSQRLLFSSVLAQGGEFAFVLFTFAADNYVLDQALTDLLVLVVIVSMLLTPLMMLLLEFIERSKRLESQPMTREPETVDEHNQVIVAGYGRFNQIIARLLNANGHQCTIIDNNPEVIDLVKRFGQKVFYGDVTRHDLLKAAGADEAKLLIIGLKDREQIDLLITVARKFFPHLKIIVRAFDRVHAYHLIDQKVDYFQREQVSSALELGEKALIELGYHPYTAYRQARIFKTYDERMLEELYATWQENPHKDIKHKPGEQYISHSRELHATLEKVMRNDRFNRKLTVEHDHAWEPVPDERLDNDEPQHDDE; this is encoded by the coding sequence ATGAATGAGATGCTGTTCAAATTTGCCGTCATCCTGCTCGCTTCGATCGTCGTTGTACCGCTGGCAAAACTCTTTAAGCTCGGTTCTGTCTTAGGCTATTTACTCGCTGGTGTGGTGATTGGCCCATTCTTGTTGGGATTACTTGGCACAGGTGATCAACAAACATTACTGCATTTTTCTGAATTTGGCGTCGTGATGATGCTCTTCATCATCGGTCTCGAGATTAAGCCGTCATTTTTATGGCGCATGCGTACTTCAATTATGGGCCTCGGCGGCCTGCAGATGTTGCTATCGGCCTTAGCCATTGCCGCGATTGCGATGCTTTTTGGTCAGCCTTGGCGTTCTGCGTTGGTCATCGGTATGGTCTTAGGGCTTTCTTCCACCGCGATTGTCATCCAAACCCTGAGCGAAAAAGGCCTGTTAAACGGGCGCGCTGGACGCTCTGTGTTTTCCGTGTTGTTATTCCAGGATATCGCAGTTATCCCTATTTTGGCGGTGATGCCATTTCTAGCCATGAGTGGGCCACTTAATGGCGGGAAAGACTTCACAGACAAAGGCCCGCTGGTTTATTGGATGTCGCAGCAGCCAAACACTGTGCAGTTCTTGCTGATTATCATCGCCATTTCGGCAGTCATTGTCCTCGGACGACTCCTTTCAGCCTCAATCTTTCGCTGGATTGCCAAAATGGATATCCGCGACATCTTCACCGCGACCGTCTTATTCTTTGTGATTGCTGTCGCGCTGTTGATGGAAGCTGTTGGCCTTTCTGCCGCCTTGGGGACCTTTATCGCCGGCGTCATGCTTGCTGAGAGTGAATACCGCCACGAAGTTGAGCTGAGTATCGAGCCGTTTAAAAGTATCTTACTCGGACTCTTCTTTATCTCGGTCGGGGCAAGCCTCGATTTCAACCTGTTTATGGATTCGCCATTTGTTATCGCCACCTTAGTCTTTGCGTTAATCGGCGTTAAATGGGTTATCTTGTATTTTCTTGCCAAAGCGTTTCGTCATACCCAGTCACAGCGCCTGCTGTTTTCTTCGGTGTTAGCACAAGGCGGCGAATTCGCCTTTGTCCTGTTTACCTTCGCTGCTGATAATTATGTGCTCGATCAAGCACTCACCGATTTATTGGTTTTGGTAGTGATTGTCTCAATGCTCCTTACGCCGCTGATGATGCTGTTGCTTGAATTTATCGAGCGCTCTAAGCGCCTAGAAAGCCAGCCGATGACGCGTGAACCTGAAACGGTCGATGAGCATAATCAGGTGATTGTCGCCGGTTACGGACGCTTTAACCAAATCATTGCTCGCTTACTTAACGCAAATGGACACCAATGCACGATTATCGACAATAATCCAGAAGTCATCGACTTAGTTAAGCGTTTTGGGCAAAAGGTCTTTTATGGCGATGTGACGCGCCATGATCTGCTCAAAGCAGCCGGTGCGGACGAGGCAAAGCTGTTGATTATCGGGCTTAAGGATCGTGAACAGATTGATCTGCTGATTACTGTGGCACGCAAATTTTTTCCGCACTTAAAGATTATTGTTCGTGCTTTTGACCGCGTTCACGCCTACCATCTCATCGATCAAAAAGTCGATTATTTCCAGCGCGAGCAGGTTAGCTCAGCGTTAGAATTGGGCGAAAAAGCGCTGATTGAGTTGGGTTATCACCCCTACACCGCCTATCGACAAGCACGCATTTTTAAAACCTACGATGAACGCATGCTTGAAGAGCTTTATGCCACCTGGCAGGAAAACCCACACAAAGACATCAAACACAAGCCTGGTGAGCAATACATCAGCCACAGCCGTGAATTGCATGCCACACTTGAGAAAGTTATGCGCAACGACCGTTTTAACCGCAAACTGACGGTGGAGCACGATCACGCTTGGGAGCCTGTACCTGATGAACGCCTTGATAACGATGAACCGCAACACGACGACGAATAG